From the Perca fluviatilis chromosome 11, GENO_Pfluv_1.0, whole genome shotgun sequence genome, the window CCTTTTTGTCACCGTTAGGCTCCCCGGAAACCCAGTAGCTGAAAATAATAGCTTTTATCAGAGAAAACAACCCAAGAAGCACAAGATAGGGATTTAGTTTGAATGGACCAGATTAAACAAAATGTGTGAACCTTTTGGTCAGTGGAGTCCCATCCACCCATTTCCACATCCCCTCTGTCTCTGAGTCAGTCAGGCCAATCCACATGATCTTCGTaaattttattgtgaaatccTTGTTTAAAAAAGAGAGTCACAAACTTTAAACAATATAACAGAATCTTTACAACATTCACACCTATTGAACTAATTTCAACATATCACCCGCTGCATTGACctttacattcattcaacatttgtattctttattctaaactacgtctgacacacacacacacacacacacacacacacacacacacacacacacgcgtaccTGTTCTTCTTTGCTGTTGATAATCACCAGGTCTGCACCCTTTTGACGACAGTCATCTCTACTCTCTTGCCAGTTTTTCTTGATAGAAGAAATGTAGTACAAACTACCGCTGAAATACTCCCATCCTTTTTGAGCTTAGTGAAAACAGAAAGAACCCAAATGAcatcaaaataaacaaatatttttcatTGGACTTTCATTGGGAAAACAAAAGCGCAATATATTATTTgggggaaaaataaaaatgactgtaaagtcaacaaatgtaaatgtgacaGTAGTCATTTTTAtctaacctttatttatccaggtaagtcgattgacaacatattctcatttgcaacgacgacctgtcacattcacacagttccacattcatacctggaagctgcccagtacaaccacagtctgatctgctggccactgagcagctccactggagcggttggggttgaGGGACTTGCTCTTGAACCTTCCGGTCCCGAGctcgcttctttaacctttGCATTTGGCCAGTTTTATGAATTATATGTGAGCAAAACTGTTTACATCcacaaagaaaatatatataaattcttGAAATCTATTGCACCATTCATTCTGTAGCTCGTAGGCTTCTTGCTTTTGGACTTATACTATAACTTACTAATGGAAGAATGCAAATGGAAGGAACATATTTGAAATGCAGTACATTGTTTGTGACGGACTACATCTCTTGACATTCACTGCATAATGATACTGAGAAGCACACTCTTTAATGTGCTGTTGAGTTATCGTAATTTGGAAGGGCATGAAGATGATTTTGTTTCTCATTCACTCGAAACGGGAActctatttacatgttgtatatCCGTCTTCTTCCCAGTAAAACATCAAAGTTCCACAAAAGTGATCAAAAAACAATCTTTTCATACATGTATAtgagtgtttcccatacatatGCAGACCCACCCAGGTAGATTAAgtcctaattaaaaaaattttcccccatttaacaatgtattttttataatataatatgtatttatttcagaCTCACAAGTATGTTCATAGCAGGAAATACACAAAAGAaatatctaatatatatattaagaaTTTGTGTGCAAGCTGTCATGCCAGTGTTTTTCAGACCCAAAAGAAATCTTGCAGGGTCGGGCGGTTTGAACATTTATGCGGTAGGGAGCGGgcagtccaaaaaaaaaacagtgtttagGAGCTCTTCTCCTGGTCAGTGCTTTAACCCACTGTTCATAGGTTGGCCTAGCTTGTTTTCATAAGTTCATCTGAAAAGCACACAGAGCATCCAGTTGGACACCATCCAAAACGCTTTATTAACACTcctatttctgtctctctcatttATTTCATGAACTGGAAAGAAACTTTGGGAGAATCATAATATTTTCCGGGAACTTTACATGTAAAATAATCACTTGCATTTACCCATTATTGGACTTGCACACTTCTAGATCCAAACTCTGATTATTGAATTATTCATCACACTTACCTAAGTTATTCAGCTTCCTGTTCAGGTCATCTCTCTCCTCAGTCAGGTTTTTGAAACCAGCCTCAACATCTGAAACAGAATTCTCTACGAATGTTAGCGTAGCACAAGTTCTCTTTAGATAACAGAGTATCAGAAACTGCTGAATGTGACTGCTGTAAAGAAAATACAAGTGTGGATTACGATGTAGCACTTTGTTACTATTCATTAAGGAATCTACACTCATAAAAAGAATTTATTATTTAATCTGCATTGCACTTTATAGTTTAAATAATCAGTTGTTTCCTCTTCATCTAAAACTAGGGCTGGgggatatggagaaaatctagtatcacaatatttttgaccaaatacctcgatatcgatattgcagcAATATTTTGgtactttcacaaaatatttacacaatgagagttttgataaataatcatcagtaagaTGGATTTAAAGAGTAAGTGGGTAAAGGCGGATAACAGAACAGctggaacagtctggtaagttcagaaaacaCTTATACCATTTTACGAtaaccaaaatctaagacgctatctagtctcatataacgatatcaataaaatattgatatatttccCTATCTAATACCGTATCATTAGCTCTCTTACAACTGCATCATTGATCATTAGTGATCCTGAGAAGATGTATTTTTGAATCAGAAACTGCTGTGTCATTGAATGTTACTGCATAGTAAAGAAACTACAAGTGTGGATTACGATGTCGCACTTTGTTACCATTCATCAAGTGATCTTTActtataaaaaaagattttataaTTGAATCTGCGTAGTAGCCAGTTGCACTTCATAGTCTAAAATtatctggggtctcatttataaacgtggcgtacgcacaacaCGGGGCAGAAaacgtgcgtacgccacttcctacgcaaaggttgtgatttataaaaaacaaccttgacgggagaatgtgcggtcctccacgcaaatctgacccatgcgtacgcacattttggagacaaaataggaattggcgacgcagatggtgaggtggtgaactgaagtcagactgcagaaagtaaattgGAATaattttttcactccatatcatccacgttaccatgaagattaaatacagcagtgttatttgcgcttgtactataactgttccataaactcaaatcttaaataaaaatttgttcttaatatttGATCGGCACTGTCTCGCTGTCACAccgaggaggagatggcccgacagcatggaatacaggatagtataaaataccctaccattagataacggcagaacacagtgtaaataactaaatatctatcTTTAAAACtatgcatatatcatcaaatgtcaaagtctgaaaatacagccgttaagctctcgctcAATctttacccttaatgtcctcgttatcggtccGAACTTTAAAACTGTTCATAATAAAACcttcatgaagaaaagtgtttgcctattacactttTTTTCGTCTTCAGATTGTATCTCAGCATcaaccactagttgatgctgtgttggcaaggtgttaacaatcacaaattgttgtaaacataaatactgcggtgaccccagtgcgtaatgctgcatgatggcactgctggccatgcaggaggactaaccccaatggaagaatcaggtgaaaaagagacttcagggaccatgacgatgactggctaatttgccgatttagattccctaaagctgagctcttggatctatgcactggattgggtccagtagagaggacaacacgccagaaccgtgccatcccggtccaaatacaggtcctcgccattCTGGGggcaaccggctgtttccagagggaaatggctgacagctaagtgttgttttttataaatattatatataatcttcaactttatcactaaggcttgtttggatataatatatagttctgttaaatcttgtacgtctggtatatcgaagtgccgtaatgcctgccgttttggacgtattattaatatatgtagtctatagatcaggtttccctacactgtgcaagaacaggccgaaattataactcaatttgcagcaattcctgaacgtctgagaagtttttagctttttctccaccagtcatcatgatttggtgtaacaactgccagggtcattcatacactgatcagcattcacgaggtgctttgcattgactgtttatggttaaaaatgggcgtgcaCAGGGCgagataagaggctgatccacgtacgcacacttgtaggtaatctgttatttataaagggaacatttcttacaggtgtgcgtacacatggttttataaatctgactttttttcggcgtaTGCCATTTTAGGCTTTTGGGCatacgtacacttatagtaaagATCCTACGCTacgttttataaatgagacccctgatcAAGTCAAACCACCAACAGTGGATTATCATATCAATCCTAAtctcgcgttgccagacctatctctaaagcgctgtggaggaaggtctgacccctccacacatacactacACGTAGGAAAAAATATACGGCTAGGGGTTGTTAGTAGTAATAACCCCCCCACCTACGTACGTGACGTGCCCGCGCTTTGGAATCAAGGATAttattttgatttttattttttttacttttttttttttttttcaagttgcgGGGGCAGATTAGGCGTATAGTCGAAGTTGCGTGCACCACTCAAGGAGGGGGGGTGAcgtagtaaaataataaaatcaatagTCCCCGGTTTGTTTGTCCCAATGAATGGAAGGGAGATCCGTGCAAAGCATAGCCGTGCCTGTATGGAGTGATCTGCCAGAGTTTGTTGAAGTTTTTAAATCATGTATTCCTGTAAGGCAGTTTGGTGGGGGAGTCTTTGTGCTCGCTGCCGGAGTGCGTGATGACGTCGTCGTTGCGGGGTGCATCTACGAAGGCGTGAAGGTAATATATTTAGATTTATGTGAAAGGTGTTAAAAAAGTGGTGTTAGCCTATGATTAAAGGGGTGAAGAGGTGGAGGTAGGGTTAGAGTGACAGCTTGTCACACAGGGAGTGGTTTGTCCGCTTTTTAAAGAAACGCTGTTCTCGACCTACCTGGCCTCTTTTCCCTGACGTTTTTAGCTAGCatttgttagctagctagcttctcCTTCGTTTTTCCTTCGCCCTTCAAACCAGACCAATGgcgttttgtttgttttctaacTTCGTTTGGTGGAGAAAAGCAAGAGGAAGACGTTCGCTTGCGTCATGTCTACAAAGGGTGAGTAAATTTAAAAAGCAGCGTAATGTTTAACACTATTCTAGGATATATACCATTTCATATAATACAATTTCGCAGTTTAAAAAACGTATTGTTCAATGTATGTTTATCTAGCTAGTCTGCATCAATAGGGCCTTCTACGAAGATTAGGAGTAATGCTTCTTGGaactctgatgatgatgattttcaacaaggtaaaatatatatatatatgcacacatatATTGACAAGACACTGTTGCATAATGTGATTTTATGTCGTCATATGATCTTACATGTATCCTTATTGCTCTGATTTTATGTAGGGAGACCAGTATTACAGAATATAAGTCAACTCTTAAATCAGACCACTGGTGTAATAAGAAAAAGAAGTCGAGCTGAACGCTCTAAGAAAGCTGAAAGAGGGTAAttatctaaaaagaaaaaaataaatgtttaggtgttattattatttgtttcgtcttttttttttttttttttttacaatgtgttatgtgttgtcttattgtatAGGTCGTCTCTACCTCTACAAAAGCGACAATGTGGTGGCGGGGTTTTGATAAACCCATGCTTTGAAAACAGAACCCACGTCCCCCCTGCGCGAGTCACCGCAACTATTTGGGGGCAATGTTATACCCATGCCATCTCGCGTTCGCAGAATAAGGAAGACCACTATTGGGGTAAGTTGATAAGAAACAAAAATAAGCATGTAATATTTAGAAGGCGTGATTTTCTcataaagtgtgtgtttgtgtgtgtgtgtgtgtgtgtgtgtgtgtgtgtgtgactcaggAGCCTCGGGTGCTTCTCCCGCTCAAACCTGAATGCTCGACCGTTGCATTGGATGAGGCATCTTCTACTGGGATAGCAGTGGTCCCTTCTTATGCTATAGAGGTATCATGTTCTGTATCTAGCAGCATATACTCAGCTACCACGTTAGaaatctttttatatatatattaatagtGGTACCCTTGTGCTTTCAGACGCTAAATGCTGTCGCAGATTTACAGAGAGTGCATCCCGGGTCAGAGGAGTTGTTCACACCCTCATTGGATGCATCAGATTTCCCAGAAGGACAGCGTGATGCGCCTCAACAATTTTTACAATGGGGGGATGTGGCAGAGCTCCAGGACATAGCTGTGTCGGCGGTGCCCAGGGGCGTAATTGCCCCAATCCAGGAGCTACCTCAAAGCGGAGCTGAAGAGGTGAGTACCTGTTATCGTGTTTTATGGGGGTGTAGCACAGCGTTTATGATCGGGGGTCTGCAGCGATGGTCAAACATTTGAAGGGAGGGGTACTGGGTATTGTGTTTATGGTAGGGTGCGTGtaggggatgtgtgtgtgtgtgtgtgtgtgtgtgtgtgtgtgtgtgtgtgtgtgtgtgtgtgtgtgtgtgtgtgtgtgtgtgtgtgtgaccaacTGTGTTTTATTACCATCTCATAGGCACCCTTTGAAGGAGAGAGCAAAGAATCATCAGAGACCGACCGCACCTCGATTTCACCTGAGCAGGAAGCCTGTCAGTGTCATGGGAACGAGGGTGATGTAgaatgtgattgtgtgtgttatattcCAAACACCCCCATCAGTCAGAGACCCAAAGCTAAAGTAATCCCACAGGCTCATGCAACATCAGACGTCTCTGTAAATACAGAAGATATTGATGAGGTATTTCAATGTGGTCAAGTATTGGATTGTTCTAGTACCAACAGCAGTCTTGAAGCAGTTGATCACATAAACCGTCCTGAACAGATAACAGTAGTTGAGGACGAGGCCCTCTTCGAATTCTGTGCCGAAACTTCACGCCGACACACCGTGTCAAATGCGATACATCGCCAGCTAGAATCCAAAGTTGataatttacaaaaacacatCGATAGTCTGGTGAATGCAGTGGGTGCATTGCAAGCCACCAATACAAGTCTGTTTGATCTAGTTACGTCCTTGGTTGCAGCGTTAACGGCAAAAGAGACGCTCGAGACAGCCGCGGTAGAGAGAACGCATTAGCGAGCTGTAACAGACTAACAAACACGCAGATTAAACCATTATTCCTAAACAGAAGACAGtagcaaaaaaaacatgatgtgaAGCAGTCTTAAGggtctgtaaaaaaaattaaaaaaataaaataaaaaaacatttcaataacataataaaatgGAAATCCCCGCCAAAAAACGTAAAAGATCGCATCAAAGACATGTACACAACGATGAAACCAATGTAGATGCTATGTGTGCAGATGACTATAGCCGTGCTGAGTGTAATCACGATGCATATATTCAGTTGTGCGAAAAGCTGGGAAGCAAATTCCAAGATATTCTGAACAATAGACGCGCGGCTGTCAATGGTACTACAGTTCCCCAAGAAACAGTCAGCCTTGTCACCAATCAGCCATCAAATCACACCCCACCGTTAGCATGTCCAGACAGGCCTGTGGACTGTGTCGAAACCTCCCGGCCAACAAATCCTGATTACACAAGTCAAACATGTTTTGCGAGTGTCCAATCGTCAAGTTGTATACGTTCAGATGATTATACAAACCCACATGGGGCCACCTAGAAATCCGCAGGCAGCGATGCAGTGTGGTGAGGGGCGTTTGTCTAGGGTATCATCCGAGATATCGTGCAGAGAGATTCCTCATTTTAATGCAACAGAGTTTCGTCAAGATGTTGATCTGCGAAATATCAATTTGTGCAATATCGGTAGCGTACCAGCCCAAGTACACAGAACTCTAACAGGGTTAATCGACAGGGCCTTAGACACTGCAACAGAGGACAGCGTTTTAAATGTAGAGCTACGGGGTCTTGCTTTAGTGGCACCTATCCAAACAGTTCTGAGCTCAAACGATAAATATAATACAGATGAATTTCTGGAGCAAATTGCAGACGCTATGCAAAGTAACGACACCTCATTGGCCGATGATTCGCTAGAATTCGTTGTGACACTAGCACGCAATATGTCGGGTGGGCATCGACTAGATCTGGGGGGCGTATGCTACGATGAAATCCTGACTGATAAGTGTAATGCTCTATACAATCCGATGAATACCAATGACAAAGAGAATCTTTGCTTTGCCCTCTGTCTGGCTCGTTATGTAGACGCAAGAATAACTCAAAGCGAGAAGATAGATTATGCAAAGCAGCTATAAAGGGATGTTGGGTTTGAATGTACGCACAAGGTATCGTTCTCTGATGTTGCCAGATTTCAGAGACATTTGAATATGAAAATCGTGATATTCCATCACACAGCCGGACGTAAAAAACCAGAGATTTTCAAAACACATGACGAACAGCATGTGAAAACTGCATGGCTGTATTTACACGGTGAACATTTCTACCTCATTGTGAACAAAACTTCTTTTTTTGGCTCTAAGTACGTGTGCGATACTTGCTACAAGGCCTATCAAAAGCCACTGGACCACAGCTGTAGTCTGAGGTGTAATGTCTGTCTCACTGCATGTATACCAGTGAAAACTATCAGGTGCTCCGACTGTAAGCGCATATGCAAGTCAAAGCAATGCTTTGATCAACATAAAAAGCCTGATGTAAAGCATCACATCATACCATGTGACAGACTCAAATATTGTGACACCTGTCACATGACTTACCGGgtgtccaaaaacaaaaaacacacctgTAGGCTGCCGAAATGCCCCCATTGCGGTGAGCACGTAGTTGACTCGGCTCATGAGTGTTACATACAGCCGctcaaaaatgcaaaaaagtaATGATAAGTACATCTTTTACGATTTCTTATTCATCAGTCAttacagaaaaaagaaatataaaggcTACACCTTTATCGCCCACAACGCCTCAGGCTTTGACAGCTACGTTGTTTTGGAATATTTGGTGAGTCAGCGTGTCTGTCCTAGTATTATCATGCGAGGTTCAAGGGTGATCGTGATTGTAGACTCTAAATTCAAACAGCGAAGGATCGACTCATTCAGTTTTCTCCCCATGGCCTTAGCTAGAAACCCCTGCAGCAATGGGTTTCACTGACGTGCTAAAAGGACATTTCCCACACGCCTTCAATACGCGACAGAATGAGAAATACATCGATCCCTATCCTGCGCCAGTTCTCTATGGCTACGACTCTATGACTGAGCCGTCTACGAAAGCATTCATTGAATGGTACGAGGCTGTTAAACACAAGCGGTTCAACTTTCAGGCAGAGTTGTCCCGCTATTGCATTAACGATGTGGCCGTCCTGGTTAAGGCATGTAAAATGAACAGGGACACGTTCATTGCTTGTACAGGTCTAGACCCCTTTACATTTACGAC encodes:
- the LOC120567685 gene encoding CD209 antigen-like protein D, which translates into the protein MTQANVFLLLFSTKRNVEAGFKNLTEERDDLNRKLNNLAQKGWEYFSGSLYYISSIKKNWQESRDDCRQKGADLVIINSKEEQDFTIKFTKIMWIGLTDSETEGMWKWVDGTPLTKSYWVSGEPNGDKKENCVKIKKFDSENSWNDLSCSTLLNWICEMKDRP
- the LOC120567686 gene encoding uncharacterized protein LOC120567686, whose product is MPSRVRRIRKTTIGTLNAVADLQRVHPGSEELFTPSLDASDFPEGQRDAPQQFLQWGDVAELQDIAVSAVPRGVIAPIQELPQSGAEEAPFEGESKESSETDRTSISPEQEACQCHGNEGDVECDCVCYIPNTPISQRPKAKVIPQAHATSDVSVNTEDIDEVFQCGQVLDCSSTNSSLEAVDHINRPEQITVVEDEALFEFCAETSRRHTVSNAIHRQLESKVDNLQKHIDSLVNAVGALQATNTSLFDLVTSLVAALTAKETLETAAVERTH